The Acidobacteriaceae bacterium nucleotide sequence AAGAAGACGACCACCGGTCGCCTCGAGTTTTCGAAGTTCTGCAATACGTGCCGCAAGCACACCGCTCACAAGGAAACGAAGTAAACTGTTTCCTGTAGCGCGAGCCAGCGGGCTCTAAACAAGCCCGCCTCCCACAGGGGAGTAAGCTCAACGGTTAAACTGTCGGTCTCCAAAACCGAACTTCTCGGTTCGAATCCGAGCTCCCCTGCCAAACATCTTTAGAGCACTACCCGGGCGCCGCATGTTCTACACGCGCCGCATGTTTCAGGAGCAACCCAGCACCATGTCGAACGCAGTCGTCGAAACCCAGGATACCGGCGTAGCTGAGCAGACTCTGTCTGGTCCTCAGCGCTTGATGCAGTTCCTCCGCGATACGCGGAGCGAAATGGATAAAGTGGTTACGCCCACTCGCGAAGAAGTCAAGACAGGAACGATCGTTGTGATTGCGACCGTGTTCATCTTCGCTGCGTACTTCGAACTCGTCGATCTGGTGATCGGCAAGGGCATCGATCGACTTTTCGTACACGCGACCAAGTAACACCAGCCCCGGCAAAGAGAGCAACGACCCAATGGCAGAAGAATTCAATAACCAGGAAGCCGAAAACCTCGAAGCAGAAGTGCTGATGAGCGGCGAGGTCGAAGGCGATCACGTTGCACTGCCGGGCGAAGAGCCGCAGGCGGAAGAGGCTGTTCCGGCGCAGAACGAGAATTTCAAGTGGTACATCATTCACGCGTACTCAGGCTTTGAGCGCAAGGTGAAGGAGTCGCTTGAGAGCCGCGTGCGCGCGTATCATCTCGAGGATCGTGTGGGTCGTATCGAAATCCCGACCGAGCCGACGACCGAGATGCGCAATGGCAAGAAGTACACGATTGATCGTGTGTTCCTGCCGGGCTATGTTTTTGTTGAGATGGCGCTGGATAATGATCTCTGGCACGTGGTGAAGAACACGCCGCGCGTTACGGGCTTCCTCCAGACGGGCGATCAGCCGAACGCGCTGAGCGAGCAGGAAGTCAACAGCATGTTGAACCGCTCGGACGTTACGCGCGACAAGCCGCGTCTCAAGCTCAAGTTTACGAAGGGCGAGATTGTCCGTATTACCGAGGGACCATTCGCCAACTTTAACGGTGCTGTGGACGACATCAACGAAGACAAGCAGACCCTCAAGGTCATGGTTTCGATCTTCGGCCGTCCGACGCCTACCGAGGTTTCTTTCTCCAACGTCGATAAGTCCGACGAGGAGTAGATTTTCGGGCACTGGCAGGAGGAGATCAGACGTAAGTAAGGGACGGAAATCCCTACTGCTGTCTACGGTCTCACCCGCTGATGTCCCGCTTTACAGGAGCCCAGCCCGGGCGCTTCCCCGGACCTTCTAACTCCTGGCCCTGCAGTACAAATTCGCGCGCTCGTCGCGCATATGAAGAGGTAAGTAACAATGGCACCGAAGAAAATCACTGGTTACGTCAAGCTCCAGATTGTTGCCGGCAAGGCGACTCCGGCACCCCCGGTTGGTCCCGCGCTCGGTCAGGCTCAGGTCAACATCATGGAGTTCTGCAAGCAGTTCAACGAACGCACGAGCAAGGATCAGAGCGTTGCTGGCATGACCGTTCCGGTTGTGATCACCGTTTACGCTGATCGTACTTTCTCGTTCATCACGAAGACCCCCCCGGCTCCGGTGCTTCTGCTCAAGGCAGCTGGCATCGAAAAGGGTTCGGGCAAGCCGAACTCCGAGAAGAAGGGTTCTGTGACCGAGAAGCAGATCATCGAGATCGCAAAGGTCAAGATGCCCGACATGAACGCCGCTTCGATCGAAGCGGCTGCGAAGACCATCCGCGGCACCGCTCGCTCGATGGGCATCGATGTTGTCGCGTAACTTCTGACAATTGCTCTTTGCAAACGGCGTGCCTTCGGGCACGCCGTTTGCTTTCTCGTTTGTGCTTTGTGATGCAGAAAACAAAGGGCACTCCTTAAAGGAGCGCCCTTTGTTGCAGCAAACGCGAGCTAGAGGCTCGCCAGTGAATCGGATGTTCGGTGTTACTGCTTGTCGATGGTCACGGTCACGGTGACTGGAGCTTCAACGGGGATGTGGTTCACCGTTGCAGGCTCGAAGCGGTAATCCTTCACAGTCTGAAGGGCTGCTTCGTCAAAGTTCTTGCCTGCGGACTGAGCGATGGACAGATCTCCCGGGACACCGTTGCGGTCGACGACCAGGTGGACTGCAACCTTGGTTTCCTTGTCGGCTGTGACGATCTCGGCCTGCGGAATGGAAAGACCGGAAGCACGCACGAGGCGGGGAGCGGTCGTATCCGTCGGAGCGCCGAAGGAGTAGGAGAGCGAAGGATCGGTCGAGGACATAAGCGGATGGGCGAAGTCAGAGTCGACAACGGCGCGAATGTACTGGTGGGTGATGATGCGGGGAAGCTTGACGGCTACAGCAGCAGCTGCAGGGTTGGCACCGTGAATCCCGGCTGCCATTGCGCTATCAGGCGCGACGGAAGCTACGGTGTGGGTTTGGGCGAACGCAGCGGTCGAAATCAGGGCAAACGAGAGTAAGAAAGCGGGGCGCATTGGTATGTCCTCCGTGAAAAAAGCCAGATGTAACCAACACCAGAATATTTCTGCCACTATACGACTGTCAATAGAAAAAGCAGATATTTGAAAAGACTGTGGTTTTCACTTCTTTTCAGACGGGAATGTGCAAGAAAAATGGCCTCCGTAAATCGGAGGCCACGAAAACGAGCGCGCAGGCATGAGCTCGAAAGCAGGCAGACGAGTCTTCTGCAGAAGCTGCTCCCTGAGGTCGGCAGAGGCAAAGCAGCCGGGTTAGCCCAGAGAGTGGAGCTTAGGCGAAGAGTTGAGTCTGCCGTTCAGAACGGGCGGGTGCGGGGCCGAAGCGTCCACGAGGAAGGACGGCATCGGCGGATCCGGCATCGCGCGTCAGCAAAGCGTCCGTCGAGCGCTCGTTGAGTTTGAAGCGCCGGACGGCCGTTCGAATTCTTCCCGCCATCAACTGCCGGTAGTTGCTATCCGCAAAGTCCATGGTGGAGAAGCGGCGCGTGTACTCGTCAGAGAGGTGCGGGAAGTGCTCGCGGACGAAGCTCAGATACGTAGGGCGCGAACAAGACTTGAGGAAGAGCGGATGGCCGCCGAGGAAGCTGGCGTCCGCTTCGGCGGCACGTTTCGCGACGGCGTCTATCGAGGCCTGCGAGTCGTTGATGCCGTAGAGCAGCGGCGAGCAGAGCACGCCGGTCGTGATACCGGCCTCGCGCAGCTTTTTTACGGCGCCGAAGCGAAGATCGGGCCGCGGAGCGCGGGGTTCGAGCAGACGAGCGAGCCCACTGTCCGTGGTGGTGATGGTGATGTGAACCACGAGCTGATTGCGTTGGGCGATCTGGGCCAGGAGATCGACATCGCGTTCAATGAGTCGTGATTTGGTGATGATGCCTATCCGCAGTCCCTCGCGTTTGGCGAAGACCTCCAGAAGAGAGCGTGTGATGCCCACACGGCGCTCGATGGGCTGGTACGGATCGGTTGCTGTGCCGATGGCGATCTCCTGGGTGGAGTCGAAGCCGCGCAACTCCTGCTCCAGCAGCCAGGCGGCGTTCTCCTTCAGGTAGATCTCGCGTTCGAAGGCCAGGGCCCAGTTCTGCTGCGGTACATCATGGGTTCCAATCGGGACGGCGGCCACCGGCTCCGGTTGTAGAAACTCATGGGTGTAGCGCGCGTAGCAGTACTTGCAGCCGAACTCGCAGCCACGGTAGGGATTGATCGACCAGGCAACCCAGCCCATCCGCTTGGAGACGGAGTGGTTCATGATGGAGCGAGAGCGCATGGCCTTGAACTCGATCAGATGGCCGTCGTCGGCGTGGGTGGCTTCAGCAGCGAGCTTTGCCAGGCCGGACGGCTGCGAGGGAAGTATGGGGAACAACGTCGCGCCGCTCAGGTGTTCGGAGTTGGTCGTCATGTTATTCGCCATATCTTCGCCTCGTTGAAAACAGATACTAGGCGTTGCGGCTTATCGTGTCAATTGGAATTTTCGACGTCAGGAACGATGTCTTGGTTTCCAGACGGCATAGCCGAATTGCTCCGGGGTTGCCGTTTCGGCTAGTTCGTAATGGGAGTCGATGTATCGGCAGAGCCGCAGTTCAGGCGCGTCGGTATGGCGTATCGACGCGCGATAGTGCGTCAGAAATAGCATTTGCATGAGTTGCTGTGCTTCGGGTTCTGAGACCGTGCAGGGTGCCATCTGTTCGGGCATGATCAGCAGCGGGGCGTCGGGGTGCGCGACAAGTTCCCCGATTTTCCGGTTGATCTCTTCCTCTGTTACGGCATTTAGTGTGCCGAAAAAGTAGCCATCGTAAAGCTCTGGAGCATGAGAGGTGCCGAAGCGGGAAGGCGCGTAGGTTTGAGGCGCCAGTACCGTCTGCCCCGGAGCGAGATGGAAGATCGCATCTGGAGCGAAGGTTGTCGTATGGCTGAGGTCCCTATACATAGCGAGCTTTTGCTTCGCCTTCTCCGGGCCCAGCTCCTTCGTCATGCGCTTCAGTGTCCAGCGATCGAACGCGGTGGAACTGTCGATAGGTTCCTGTGCTAATCGGGAGAGGATTACAACTTTGCCAATGTTGCTGGGCTGTTTCCGCAGGTAAAGCAGGCTGGGCAATACGACGATGATCAACAGGTTCACCGGAAGCATCAACCGCCAGATGCGAGGATAGCCGGCAAGGACGAGAAGCCCGACGAGCACGATCCCGTAAGTGTTGTTCCATAGATGCAGGGAATCGCAACGGCCAAGTGCTGCGGGTAGCGCTGGGAAAGAGACTGCCAGGATCATCATCCAGGAATCCGGGCTGCTTTGCCGCAGCCGTGTTGCGGCATAGCAGGTGGCAACCGTGACGATCGCGAGAAAGAGCACGGTGTAAACATTCAGGCTGATGGGAAAGTTCATGCCGCCCTTGCTGAAAGCTTTGAGGGTGTCAAGGGCGTGCAGGCGATTGGCGAGTGAGATGAGGGCGGCGTTAAGCAGGAGCAGGAGAGCGCACCAGGGTAGCCCCCTGCGCTTGTCAGAGAGAAAGGCGTCCCAGCAGAAGAAGGCAAGTGATCCAATGGCACAAGCGATTGCAAGCTCCGGTGAGAGGACTAGCATCACTGCCGTGCCGC carries:
- the secE gene encoding preprotein translocase subunit SecE — encoded protein: MSNAVVETQDTGVAEQTLSGPQRLMQFLRDTRSEMDKVVTPTREEVKTGTIVVIATVFIFAAYFELVDLVIGKGIDRLFVHATK
- a CDS encoding TonB family protein translates to MRPAFLLSFALISTAAFAQTHTVASVAPDSAMAAGIHGANPAAAAVAVKLPRIITHQYIRAVVDSDFAHPLMSSTDPSLSYSFGAPTDTTAPRLVRASGLSIPQAEIVTADKETKVAVHLVVDRNGVPGDLSIAQSAGKNFDEAALQTVKDYRFEPATVNHIPVEAPVTVTVTIDKQ
- the rplK gene encoding 50S ribosomal protein L11 — encoded protein: MAPKKITGYVKLQIVAGKATPAPPVGPALGQAQVNIMEFCKQFNERTSKDQSVAGMTVPVVITVYADRTFSFITKTPPAPVLLLKAAGIEKGSGKPNSEKKGSVTEKQIIEIAKVKMPDMNAASIEAAAKTIRGTARSMGIDVVA
- the rpmG gene encoding 50S ribosomal protein L33; its protein translation is MREIITLQCPDCKNKNYSTTKNKKTTTGRLEFSKFCNTCRKHTAHKETK
- the nusG gene encoding transcription termination/antitermination protein NusG yields the protein MAEEFNNQEAENLEAEVLMSGEVEGDHVALPGEEPQAEEAVPAQNENFKWYIIHAYSGFERKVKESLESRVRAYHLEDRVGRIEIPTEPTTEMRNGKKYTIDRVFLPGYVFVEMALDNDLWHVVKNTPRVTGFLQTGDQPNALSEQEVNSMLNRSDVTRDKPRLKLKFTKGEIVRITEGPFANFNGAVDDINEDKQTLKVMVSIFGRPTPTEVSFSNVDKSDEE
- a CDS encoding radical SAM protein, encoding MANNMTTNSEHLSGATLFPILPSQPSGLAKLAAEATHADDGHLIEFKAMRSRSIMNHSVSKRMGWVAWSINPYRGCEFGCKYCYARYTHEFLQPEPVAAVPIGTHDVPQQNWALAFEREIYLKENAAWLLEQELRGFDSTQEIAIGTATDPYQPIERRVGITRSLLEVFAKREGLRIGIITKSRLIERDVDLLAQIAQRNQLVVHITITTTDSGLARLLEPRAPRPDLRFGAVKKLREAGITTGVLCSPLLYGINDSQASIDAVAKRAAEADASFLGGHPLFLKSCSRPTYLSFVREHFPHLSDEYTRRFSTMDFADSNYRQLMAGRIRTAVRRFKLNERSTDALLTRDAGSADAVLPRGRFGPAPARSERQTQLFA